A stretch of DNA from Candidatus Limnocylindria bacterium:
GACACGGCGGAGGCCGCGGAGAGGAACGTCGAGCATCAGACCGTGCGCGCCGCGCTCGAGGGGCTCCCGCAGGCACAGCGCCGCACCATCGAGCTCGCGTACTTCGGTGGCTACACCCACGTTGAGCTGGCCGAGCTCATGGGCGTGCCGCTCGGCACCGTGAAGGGCCGGATGCGCATCGGGCTCCAGAAGCTGCGGCGCGCGCTCGAGCTCCAGGGGACGTACCGGGGAGAGTCGCGATGATCCACGTCACAGACGAGCTGGAGCTGTACGCGCTCGGCGCACTGGCGCCGGGCGACAGCGCGCGCGTGGCCGCGCATCTTTCTGAGTGCCCAGCCTGCCGCGAGCAGGCCCGCGCCATCGACGAGGTCGTCCAGGAGCTCCCCGAGACGCTGCCCGACCGCGACGCTCCGGGCGTTCTGCGTGAGCGGATCCTCGCGACGGCCAAGGCCGACCTGTCGGCGGAACGCGCCCCGCGCCGCGACACCGCGTGGCTCGCCCGCCTGCTTCGGCCCGGGCTCGTCTTCGCCGCGGTCATGTGGATCGCCGTCGGGGCTGCCGCGGTGGTCAACGAGAACCTCGCCCTGTCGAATCAGCTGAAGGTCGTCGCGGCGGAGCGCGCGTCCTATGAATCGATCGTCGAAGGCATCCGGCAGGGCGGTCGCTGGTGGTACATGTCCGGCAAAGACCAATGGACCGGATCCGGCGGCACGCTCATCGCGCCGCGCGTCGAAGGCCGGCCGCCGTTCGTCGTGTTCCACGACCTGAAGCCGCTGCCGCAGACGCAGATGTACACGATCTGGCTCGTGAGCGCGGACAACACCTGGGTCCGCGGCGCGAACTTCCGACCGGATGGCAAGGACGTGCAAGCCGTTGACGTCACCGCGCCGATCGTGGGATTCGACCGCTGTGCGGTGACGATCGAAAACTCGGCTTGGGGTCGTCGCGCGGGACCGGTCGTCATGGAATCGAGGATCGTCGCGCCGGCGCCCCAGTAGGAGCGTGCCGGTGCGAGGCGCCTAGATGAAGTTCCCGGGGGTCTTTGAGACTCCAGTGAAAATGCGTTCCGGCTCCAGGCCACCCTCGCTGCGGGGAACGCGTCGGGAGTCCACCGGAGCGCGAGATCGCCGCGAATCGCGGGCACCAGCGCGATCGGGAGCGACAGAGGCTTCGACAGCGTTCGCGTTCGTGAGCACCTCGCTGGGCGCCTCGAGGATCTCCGTGCGGCGGCCTGAAGCAGTCTCAAAGACCACTGGGAACTTCACCTAGACCTTTCCTCGGCTCCCGCGTTGCGTCTCCAACTGACGTCGATCAAGACCGCCGGTCGGCAGGAATTGATGGCCGCCGGCGTCCCTGCCGGCGGGACAGTAGGCCCAACCCGAACGGTGAACGAACACACGCTCGTTCGTCTTCTTGGTCAAGTGCTCCGAGGTGATGCAGCGATACTGGATGAGGTGATCGAGGTCGGGCACCGACCCAGCATCGCGCCGCCGCAGGACGGCGCTCCCCCCGAAAGGGGGGTTCCCCGTCTGCGCGTTCTTACAGCGTCCGTCGTACTCACGCTGGCCGTCGCCGTGTGCACCGCGCTTCCCTCGGGAACGGCCACGGGTGCGGCCGCGGGCGTCGTCGCTCCGCCGGGTTGGCCCGCCACGTTGCAGCTCGGCATGTCGAGCCCACCCGGTGACGCCGCTGACGTGCGG
This window harbors:
- a CDS encoding anti-sigma factor, which translates into the protein MIHVTDELELYALGALAPGDSARVAAHLSECPACREQARAIDEVVQELPETLPDRDAPGVLRERILATAKADLSAERAPRRDTAWLARLLRPGLVFAAVMWIAVGAAAVVNENLALSNQLKVVAAERASYESIVEGIRQGGRWWYMSGKDQWTGSGGTLIAPRVEGRPPFVVFHDLKPLPQTQMYTIWLVSADNTWVRGANFRPDGKDVQAVDVTAPIVGFDRCAVTIENSAWGRRAGPVVMESRIVAPAPQ